In Paenibacillus sonchi, the genomic stretch TCCGCAAACACTGGACGAGCTTTACGACTGGATTCGTGCCAATCCGGAGAAGTTCGCTTACAATGATCCGTCTACCGGCGGTTCAGGCAGCTCGTTTGTGATTACGTCAATCTACAAATTTCTGCCGGAAGAGGCCATCCACAACTCCGATCCAAGCATTGAGAGCCAGTGGACGCAAGGCTTTGATCTGCTGAAGGACCTGGGTAAATATGTATACGGAAAAGGAATTTATCCGAAGAAAAACCAGGGAACACTCGACCTGCTCGCCAGCGGCGAAGTAGACATGATTCCTGCCTGGTCGGATATGGTTTTGGACCAGATCGCCAAGGGGCAGCTGCCGGCTTCCACCAAAATGCAGCAGGTGACGCCAGGCTTTAATGGCGGCCCTACTTATCTGATGGTGCCTAAGCTTTCTGACAAAAAAGACGCGGTGTACAAATTCCTCGATTTCACGCTATCGCCTGAAGCGCAGGCAGAGGTTGTGAATAAAATGCAGGGCTTCCCGGGCATTAAGCTGTCCAATATGCCGCAAGACATCCAGGACTCCTTCAAAGGCGTGTCCGAAGGCTACCGGACATTCAGCCTTGGGGATCTGGGCAAGGATATCAATCAAAGATGGCAAAGTGAAGTTGCTGCCCAATGAGCAGACAGGCAAAAAGGGGGCTGCTGGGGATTTCCCTGGTGCTCCCTTCCTTTCTAATTCTGGTGTTTATCGTCGTCCTGCCTATTATAGGCTCTTTGAAGGAAAGCCTCACGAATGATGGGGGCGGCTACGACCTGTCCAATTATAAATTTTTGTTTACGGACAAGCTGATGCGCTCCAACATCATTTTCACTCTTGAGATCACCGTGATTTCTTCCCTGCTTGTACTGGCTATCAGTTATGTTCTCGCGGTCTATATGCGTTTCAATAACGGCTTTGCTGTGCGCTGGATCCGCCGGATGTACATGATTCCGATCTTTATTCCTACCGTGATTACTACTTACGGCCTGATGCAGCTGCTCGGCAATCATGGCTGGGCGGCGCGGATTTTGTACCATCTGGGGCAGGACAGCCTTCCGCGGATAATTTACGACATGAAGGGTATCATTATTGCAAATTTATGGTTCAATATCCCGTTTACGACGATGCTGCTGGGCTCCGCGTTATCGTCCGTGCCGGATTCCGTTATTGAAAGCGCCAAGGATGTAGGCGCAGGACGGCTC encodes the following:
- a CDS encoding extracellular solute-binding protein: MLNKKKALSLTAGLVLAGAVLAGCGSDKKAESAADGGGNSTSAPAASSTEFTFYYTGSQNVDDLWKTLIPMFEAKNPDIKVNPVYVASGTAAQPTYDKIMAAKQAGKGSGGVDLYESSIDDVTKGKNDDLWDSLSAGPIANLNNVDQQTMKDVSNLAVPYRSSAVVLAYNSDKVTAPPQTLDELYDWIRANPEKFAYNDPSTGGSGSSFVITSIYKFLPEEAIHNSDPSIESQWTQGFDLLKDLGKYVYGKGIYPKKNQGTLDLLASGEVDMIPAWSDMVLDQIAKGQLPASTKMQQVTPGFNGGPTYLMVPKLSDKKDAVYKFLDFTLSPEAQAEVVNKMQGFPGIKLSNMPQDIQDSFKGVSEGYRTFSLGDLGKDINQRWQSEVAAQ
- a CDS encoding ABC transporter permease, yielding MSRQAKRGLLGISLVLPSFLILVFIVVLPIIGSLKESLTNDGGGYDLSNYKFLFTDKLMRSNIIFTLEITVISSLLVLAISYVLAVYMRFNNGFAVRWIRRMYMIPIFIPTVITTYGLMQLLGNHGWAARILYHLGQDSLPRIIYDMKGIIIANLWFNIPFTTMLLGSALSSVPDSVIESAKDVGAGRLRIFWRLILPLTYKTLLVAVTFVFMGVIGSFTAPYLVGPNAPQMLGVSMEQVFGVFQDRQLAAALAFFTFLLCSFIGYFYVLSMIKEEGMRRS